In the Girardinichthys multiradiatus isolate DD_20200921_A chromosome 4, DD_fGirMul_XY1, whole genome shotgun sequence genome, one interval contains:
- the cplx3b gene encoding complexin-3b, with translation MAFMVKHVVGGQLKNLTGGLTEEKPEGEKSEAAAQGMTQEEFEQYQQQLEEEKQEREAEFAQKKAERATVRTHFREKYRLPKNELDETQIQQAGDDVVLPTELAKMIAEDNQEEAHKQSMLGQLSNIQNVDIDQLKDKAQATLEDLKKQTENCSLM, from the exons ATGGCTTTCATGGTGAAACACGTGGTAGGAGGGCAGCTGAAGAACCTGACGGGAGGACTGACGGAGGAAAAACCCGAGGGAGAGAAATCAGAAGCCGCCGCGCAAGGAATGACTCAAGAGGAATTTGAACAATATCAGCAACAGTTAGAGGAGGAAAA ACAAGAACGAGAAGCTGAATTTGCCCAGAAGAAAGCAGAGAGGGCCACAGTTAGAACCCATTTCCGGGAAAAGTACAGATTACCAAAG AATGAGCTAGATGAGACCCAGATCCAGCAGGCAGGGGATGATGTGGTGCTACCTACAGAGCTGGCCAAGATGATCGCTGAGGACAACCAAGAGGAAGCTCACAAACAGTCCATGCTGGGCCAACTGTCCAACATCCAGAACGTGGACATCGATCAGTTGAAGGACAAAGCCCAGGCCACACTGGAAGACCTCAAAAAGCAGACGGAAAACTGCAGTCTCATGTGA
- the si:ch1073-459b3.2 gene encoding growth arrest-specific protein 1 — MRCQCSSLVLLLWLLVALDAQLMCWQAILMCHDEPECELAYNQYLAACEGNIRGTRRQCPSHCIQALIRLNNTRSGPDLETCDCAQDQNCLSAKRAIEPCLPRRHPSDAGGIGCMEARQRCEEDSSCHASLTAYLSYCGQLFNGKRCSSRCKATIHQMLLIPNGMLLNRCVCDGVERPFCEVVKENMSKLCSIGDHSVVSDQPEVEENYEDEEYDLKAEEGYIDSSSACQRLSSFGVSMFVFLWILF, encoded by the coding sequence ATGAGATGCCAGTGCagctcgctggtgcttctcctGTGGCTGCTGGTGGCGCTGGACGCGCAGCTAATGTGCTGGCAGGCGATCCTGATGTGCCACGACGAGCCCGAGTGCGAGCTCGCCTACAACCAGTACTTGGCGGCATGCGAGGGGAACATCCGAGGGACGAGGAGGCAGTGCCCGAGCCACTGTATCCAGGCGCTGATCAGGCTCAACAACACCCGCAGCGGGCCTGATTTGGAGACCTGCGACTGCGCGCAGGACCAGAACTGCCTAAGCGCAAAGCGAGCCATAGAGCCGTGCCTGCCTCGCAGACACCCCAGCGACGCCGGGGGCATCGGCTGCATGGAGGCCCGCCAGCGGTGCGAGGAGGACAGCAGCTGCCACGCCTCCCTCACAGCCTACCTGTCGTACTGTGGGCAGCTGTTCAACGGAAAGAGGTGCTCCTCCAGGTGTAAGGCCACCATACACCAGATGCTGTTAATCCCGAATGGCATGCTTTTGAACCGCTGCGTTTGTGACGGGGTGGAGAGACCTTTCTGTGAGGTGGTCAAGGAAAACATGAGCAAGCTTTGCTCCATCGGGGACCACAGTGTTGTTTCTGACCAACCTGAAGTTGAAGAGAACTATGAAGATGAGGAATATGATCTAAAAGCTGAGGAGGGTTACATTGACAGTTCATCTGCTTGCCAGAGGTTATCCAGCTTTGGTGTTTCTATGTTTGTGTTTCTATGGATATTATTTTGA